The stretch of DNA ttgggatccaattggatcattattatagccacaatgaagaaattaatttgcagtggcaaaacccaccccgtcccgcagcttatatttgttttttacatattctctcattcacactctgtttcgcgcagtttatggcctctgcccctgacacgtctctgcctctgccgtgtctctgccgcgactctgccatgactctgcagtgcgtgtctctaggggagggtggcgagctaaaggagcgtgttggcgtgagtggtgttgttgatgtagatgacagatgaagaacaaatttgacaaatagccgctgaagtgcagatgtagtactgagtgccgggtataaaagttgtgacgcgtaagaagcgtctcacgcgtcccttctcgttttttttacatCGAATTTTTTtgtcgaattttacatttgacgaagcagagtgtggaatgagagaatatgcaaaaaaaagcagctcGACGGGGTGGGGTAAGTCactgtaaattaatttattcattctgactataataatgatttaaTCTAATCTCAATTTGGTGtcctgatagatatggtcattccgtacggaatggcatttttagttttctcttatccgATTGGGATtgagtactgagtaccgggtataaaagttgtgacgcgtaagaagcgtctcagtttttaatttgttttccccAAGTTGTATACTCTCATTTCGCATTACTACTATTACCATTATCTCATCAGAAAGAAGATTCTTAAGAAAAGTTCTTCCATAATGCCATCCTTATATATTAATCTATCTAAAAAGAAATAGTCCAATCTCGGCTAtcctttatattttttaataaaatatttgaaagtTCAGTAAAGATCACAAGCTCACATTTATGCAtagaaacatacatatgtatgtacatacatatgtttgtaggTTGTACATGGCCGTACAGACCGGCAAATTAGATATTTGTTTCGTTATCAGCACGAAAGCTGTgtctttaaaataaaataggaCTCACAATACTTAGATCAGTGAGTTCTGCTTGTTATCAAAATTAACGAGGTAAATAGGAGTTCCATTTTAATAGAATTTTATTAAACTTTCAATACTCATATTTCCTAAACTCTCCTAAAATTACAAAGAAATTGGATTTGAAAAGATCTGGAAATTCATTCATTGTATCCAAAGCACTCTTACAATTTCTTTTTACGTATGGCAATTCTTTTTGGCAGAGCCCCCACTGTGTCGCGTCAAAGACTATAACGCTGGCCGATGCACTGACGAAGCAGAGTAGCATTTTAGAGGCGAAGGATACCCTAACCGAGGGTACGGGGTAAACGACCGTACCTATAAGAAGACGAAATGTGCAAGAATACCCGAAttaagagagacagagggaaaTATACGGATTGTAGCTTATTTAGCTTATATCTTAGGCGTCGGTTTCAGTCCGTTGATGCCTTCTTCGGCCAAGCCGGAGACGTTGTGGTCGAAAATTTGCCAGAACTTCAGGGTGGAAAAATGGTGTGCGTGCTAACATGAGTGAGAACGGTTTACCCACTCACTTGAAACTCCATTCAATGCGAAGTGAGCCAAACTCTCAGCCGAAGCTATTAGCtacatttttgttatttgttaacATCTACAGAACTTACTAATAAAAGTTACAACATCAACATTTATAGAGGAccaatatttattcaaaagtGCGTACTAAAATAAAgtcaaattacattttatgcaaacattttatcGAAAATCTCCGACATCTTGATAAATAAAGATGTCATTCAGATTGAGTAACTATGTACTTACAAAGAAACGAAGAATTTTGGATCGACAAAGTTAAAGCATTATTGcagattttacattttaaatgccaaatactcattttcattttccatcaaataaaataaagcagGATCTTAAttctgattttatttgattgtagGGAAAGTCGTTCGGTAGGCAGTCACTGAGAGGCTCCGTCGATTTTGTAGTGGCATCGTCATAACGGATTTGCCTTTGTCGGTGAAATCTCAAATTTGAAGCGCGAccttgtttagtttttatatcCAAATACATTTCTAGTTCTTCGAGCTTACTGAAGAGACTTTCAAAATCCCTCTCGGCATTTTGGAGAAATTGGCATCGtatttcataacttttgaagATAAAACAGTTGAAAAGTCGTTGAATTCGGAACTCCAGCTGCCTCAttatatattttgcatttgtcttTGTCACAGCGTACACGTCATAGGCGACGTTCAGTTCATGGCCAGCTGCGCATTTAAATACCTGCGCAGAATGATATTGTAAGAAGTCCATGTACATTTTGCAGCACTCAAAGTCAAGCTTCAATTTCCAGTCCTGTAGTATGAAACTCTGAACATCGGCGAAATGGAGGAATATTCGTTGAACAGCACGCAGTGTTCCCACAGTATATTCTAGTGCTTCGTCCACAATTTCGGAAAACATAATATGAAAGAACTCCATCTCCGAAAAATAGTTTGTTAGCAGAACCTTTACCTGTGTGGGCTGTGCTGCGGGGACTTGCCGTAATTTCAACAACAATGCATAGCTTGAGTTCTTTATTAGATCATAGAACTTTTCGCTTTCTTGGGCAAATATACCAGCAGAATTGGAAGCATCAAGGAAAAATGTTGACAATCCAGTCATCTTGGTGACATAGTTCTCCGATCTAGATGCAGATGTTTGAAAGTCTCTAAATACCGTAGATGTCGTAAGATTCTTTTGTAGATTTTCCAAAAAGTGATGCAATCGATTCTGCAGCTCGATCTTACTATTATCCGAACTTTGGATAGCTTCATAAAATTCCAATGGTATCTGCTCTCCTCGAATGGTACGAGACTGGGGCATATGGCTATTTTCTGACAGGTGTCGGATAATATTAACGTTCTGACAATTAacgagccacaaaaaaaagctatAGACGATCGCcattgaaaaaaaacaaagtcatTGTACCAAATCGAATACAAATCTATTAAGTCAAGACAATGCGCGAGAAACACTAAACCTTCGCAAACAGAAGTAAAGTAAAAGAGTGCTGATTGAAAAATCGCAGAtgccatataaatatgtatatacactTTTGTATACCATTTTTTTGTAGAGAGCCAGGGTATATTAAGTTAATGCAAATCAAGGCATCAACTCAAAACAGAATTTAATCTACTTTTGCAAAGTGTCTAAGTCGTTGCACATGtgaaaaatttccatttattatataaatttCGTTCTCTAATTGTGAACGCGCTGCTTCGATATTTAGTGCCATTTGAGTAAGTGGTATTTTATGGTTGGAATACTCGAAAAAGACTGGTTCTcatatcaacaacaaaatttataaatagcacaaataaattaaaagatGTAAACGCATTCTCCAGCGATTTCCACCTTCcaactaaaaatatttgtgttctgtattgttttttgtatgctaCACATCTTAATTCATACATTTCGTGAATAAAATTAGAATGTAAATGCATTTATCTTTGTTCGAAGAGCTGAATTCAAGTTTTAAGTTTTGTGATTGAAACTATtgatgaaaataaaaatacaatgcAAAGCTAAACTGCTTAAATactttgtaatttttttattattatattgtaTTCTGTGTTTAAGTATGTGTATTAGTTATTTATCTGTTGATCGGCATCAACAGCCAGTTGAAAGCACCTGAGAACTTTGTATTGGCCAAATAaaagaataattaaaaaaattatacaaatcaAGTCATTACTATCTACTATATAGAGtactacatatatgtatctgccTGAAAAGGTACCTCGGTACTTTGTGTTTACAATGTGTTTTAATAAAACCATAGTTTTCATAAAACTTTTGCTAGTAATGTTATGTTCTTAATCTCAACAATCTTTCCAGCTCAGCTTCaaccaaattgaaatgaaatcagTATAGTAAATACGAAGAACATTCGAAGACTTAAATAATGATGTTCTGGATAAATACTAAACCGACTATCAGCATctgaagatttattaaaaatatggACTCTGTACAACAATCAAAAAAAGCAGCTGGGAATGTAAAAAAGAATGAACATGTTCTTGCTTTTGCCGGGGCGGCAAGTAATGAAAGTGGACGTGAACCTCAGCCCATATGCGAGGATGCGGAATACATTATTGTGGATAAAGCACAGAATGGTTGTGAATACACAAGACTCGAAAAAATGGGAAAGGAGCAAACACCGCACAAAAAATTACAAGATATTAGCCTTGAATCTGAGGAACCAAGGGAGCGGTATTCCATGAGTGAGAGAAAATGTCAGGACCCAAGTGGTGCTAAGCCAAAAACTCGAAATATTTTAGAtgataaaataataaaaagttttccaacTGAAAATAATTCTGTAACTAATAGTAACCCGCAGATAGGCAAGTACTTAGAAGGTAGCAAGAGATTGCATGATGTAGTTCAATCAAAAGATTGCTGTGATCTTCGTCAAAGCAATATTGATTGTCTCCAAAACATGCCTAAATCAGAATATCCACAACTAAAATGCGTATATTCACGACCAATGTTTCTGAAATCACAGTCGTTGGATTTATACAATGAGCCAACGAGCTTCCAAATAACACAATCTCGCCTCTTACCAAACATTAGTGAGAACTATTCCAATGATAATCAAATCAGAACAGCACAAGATTCAGACCCTGTATCTGAACTAACAAAGAGTATCGACCATTCATTAGATTTGAATGGCGAAGAACTTGATAAGTCTACATGTGTGGTTATGTCTTCAGCACAGCAGCCCAATATTTCTTTAAATCTTCAATCAATTGAAACTCGACCCATCTATCCGAATGTTCCATATAGCCCGTATGGGAGTCCTTTTGGCAGTCCTCGATCCAATCGACGTCGACCTCCTCTACGCGAATCACGGAGAATATCAATAGAAAAATCTGGAAGCTTTCTTCAATTAAACCAATACAAACTAATGGACCAAATTGGGCAGGTAACCAAACTTTTATTACTTGCCATTAATTTAGTTGTACTGATCAACTAGTATACCCGTTCAGTAGGTCAAAAGTCAACAATTCAAATTAGTGGCCCCCCTAATCTTAGCATTAAGCAAGATCGGCTATAATATATCCCTCGTAAATGTTTAGCTATCATACATGGGATCGATCAATCTTCGAGGGTGTGTGCAGCCCAtttttataaccggtactcgaagagtaaatggggtatattgtatttgtgtacaaagttaatgtatgtaacgcacagaaggaaacgttgccgaccccataaagtatatacatatattcttgatcagcatcaatagccgagtcgattgagccatgtctgtctgtccgtccgtctgtccgtcctgatgagcgcctagtactcagatacTATAAgagcatccatacttctgcatgctcacactgttacaagtgtttttcaaaaatgagccccgcccccttccgcccgttttgaagataaaaaaaactaaaaacgcatctatcagatcactaaattgggatccaattggatcattattatagccacaatgaagaaattaatttccagtggctaaccccaccccgtcccgcagcttatatttgttttttgcacattctctcattcacactctgcttctgcctttgacacgtctctgcctctgctgcgtctctgccgcgtctctgcagactctgcagtgtgtgactctaggggagggtggcgagctaaaggagcgtgttggcgtgagcagtgttgttgatgtagattgtagatgacagatgaagaaaaaatgtaaaatttgacaaaacaccgctaaggtgcagatgtagtactgagtgccgggtataaaagttgtgacgcgtaagaagcgtctcacacgtcccttctcattttatttcttattgTAGGGCTCTTATGGACTCGTAAAATTGGCCTATTCTGAAGAAGACTCAACCCATTATGCGATGAAAATTCTTTCAAAGAAGCGACTTTTGCGACAAGCTGGTCTAATGCGCCGAGGTCCTAAGAAAGCAACTTCTCCGCTGGATCGTGTGTACAGAGAAATCGCTGTTTTAAAGAAGCTTGATCATCCCAACGTCGTCAAGTTAGTGGAAGTATTAGATGACCCGATCGAGGACTCCTTATATATGGTTTTCGAATTGGTAAAACAAGGCGAAGTTCTTAGAATTCCAACAGACAATCCATTGGCAGAAGAGCGCGTATGGAGTATTTTTCGAGAAACACTACTCGGATTGGAATATTGTAAGTTTTTCTCTTAGAAATGTTTTCATTGGGTTAAACGAGTTTGAAAAATGCAGCTTATCAGTTTTTAGGTTGACCTTTTTACATCAATCAGCACAATTCGATAAACCGATTacaagaaaacaattttagaTTGCTTTCGTAAAATTATATAAGAATGAATTCGATTTGCGCTCGAGGTGGaattacatatgtaacgcagagaaggaaacgtttccgacacCATAAAGTATATTCATATATCATCAAGAGCCAAGTCTACATATGTCTGTCCATATGTTATATATGTTTCTTCCGATTTGATTAGCGTCTAGATTTCAGAGCTTATAAAAGCtaaaataaaagctaataCACCATTAAAAGTGTAAGTCCCCCTTctcacgtcccttctcgtttttattatgCAGTACACTATCAAAAAATAATCCACGCGGACATAAAGCCTGGAAATTTGTTGTTAACGGAGTGTGGACACATCAAAATAGCAGATCTTGGTGTCTGCAATGAATTTCTTGGGCAGGATGCTGTAATGAGCAATGGATCTACTGCTGGAACCCCAGCTTTCAGAGCTCCCGAGACGCTCATCTTAGGCCAGGTATGCACTATCGGTTGTATCACAAGTTTtagaatatttatgtatttgtttttgctttacttttacAGAACGTGTACTGTGGACGAGCATCAGATGTCTGGGCATTGGGTGCAACACTGTATGCCTTAGTTTTTGGCAATGTGCCTTTCTTAGCAGATTCCATTCCCTTGCTCTATGAAAGAATTCAACAAGACCCCTTAGtgttcccaaaaaaattaacagTTAGTGAAAATTTGAAAAGCTGCATTTTACTAATGCTAGAAAAAGATGCTATTCAAAGAATAACAGTGCCAGAATTAAAGGTTGTAAAAATATGGTTCTGTAGTATCATGAAaataagttgttttttttacatttttaga from Drosophila subobscura isolate 14011-0131.10 chromosome O, UCBerk_Dsub_1.0, whole genome shotgun sequence encodes:
- the LOC117899638 gene encoding calcium/calmodulin-dependent protein kinase kinase 1 isoform X6; its protein translation is MDSVQQSKKAAGNVKKNEHVLAFAGAASNESGREPQPICEDAEYIIVDKAQNGCEYTRLEKMGKEQTPHKKLQDISLESEEPRERYSMSERKCQDPSGAKPKTRNILDDKIIKSFPTENNSVTNSNPQIGKYLEGSKRLHDVVQSKDCCDLRQSNIDCLQNMPKSEYPQLKCVYSRPMFLKSQSLDLYNEPTSFQITQSRLLPNISENYSNDNQIRTAQDSDPVSELTKSIDHSLDLNGEELDKSTCVVMSSAQQPNISLNLQSIETRPIYPNVPYSPYGSPFGSPRSNRRRPPLRESRRISIEKSGSFLQLNQYKLMDQIGQGSYGLVKLAYSEEDSTHYAMKILSKKRLLRQAGLMRRGPKKATSPLDRVYREIAVLKKLDHPNVVKLVEVLDDPIEDSLYMVFELVKQGEVLRIPTDNPLAEERVWSIFRETLLGLEYLHYQKIIHADIKPGNLLLTECGHIKIADLGVCNEFLGQDAVMSNGSTAGTPAFRAPETLILGQNVYCGRASDVWALGATLYALVFGNVPFLADSIPLLYERIQQDPLVFPKKLTVSENLKSCILLMLEKDAIQRITVPELKINDWVTKNGSYPLPTEEENCCLVQVDEEDINSVVRSIPKGIWQGTSTRRLSTRKICTRRTIKLSSGLLPYVSRQV
- the LOC117899638 gene encoding calcium/calmodulin-dependent protein kinase kinase 1 isoform X1, whose protein sequence is MDSVQQSKKAAGNVKKNEHVLAFAGAASNESGREPQPICEDAEYIIVDKAQNGCEYTRLEKMGKEQTPHKKLQDISLESEEPRERYSMSERKCQDPSGAKPKTRNILDDKIIKSFPTENNSVTNSNPQIGKYLEGSKRLHDVVQSKDCCDLRQSNIDCLQNMPKSEYPQLKCVYSRPMFLKSQSLDLYNEPTSFQITQSRLLPNISENYSNDNQIRTAQDSDPVSELTKSIDHSLDLNGEELDKSTCVVMSSAQQPNISLNLQSIETRPIYPNVPYSPYGSPFGSPRSNRRRPPLRESRRISIEKSGSFLQLNQYKLMDQIGQGSYGLVKLAYSEEDSTHYAMKILSKKRLLRQAGLMRRGPKKATSPLDRVYREIAVLKKLDHPNVVKLVEVLDDPIEDSLYMVFELVKQGEVLRIPTDNPLAEERVWSIFRETLLGLEYLHYQKIIHADIKPGNLLLTECGHIKIADLGVCNEFLGQDAVMSNGSTAGTPAFRAPETLILGQNVYCGRASDVWALGATLYALVFGNVPFLADSIPLLYERIQQDPLVFPKKLTVSENLKSCILLMLEKDAIQRITVPELKINDWVTKNGSYPLPTEEENCCLVQVDEEDINSVVRSIPKLDTLILIKTMLKKHSFGNPFIKGVSGKALQPGGSRLERFVRAGRSNSAPGSYHMSVDRYKQPSTESLLPSLTEHSTSKINEDT
- the LOC117899639 gene encoding uncharacterized protein LOC117899639 is translated as MAIVYSFFLWLVNCQNVNIIRHLSENSHMPQSRTIRGEQIPLEFYEAIQSSDNSKIELQNRLHHFLENLQKNLTTSTVFRDFQTSASRSENYVTKMTGLSTFFLDASNSAGIFAQESEKFYDLIKNSSYALLLKLRQVPAAQPTQVKVLLTNYFSEMEFFHIMFSEIVDEALEYTVGTLRAVQRIFLHFADVQSFILQDWKLKLDFECCKMYMDFLQYHSAQVFKCAAGHELNVAYDVYAVTKTNAKYIMRQLEFRIQRLFNCFIFKSYEIRCQFLQNAERDFESLFSKLEELEMYLDIKTKQGRASNLRFHRQRQIRYDDATTKSTEPLSDCLPNDFPYNQIKSELRSCFILFDGK
- the LOC117899638 gene encoding calcium/calmodulin-dependent protein kinase kinase 1 isoform X5, which translates into the protein MDSVQQSKKAAGNVKKNEHVLAFAGAASNESGREPQPICEDAEYIIVDKAQNGCEYTRLEKMGKEQTPHKKLQDISLESEEPRERYSMSERKCQDPSGAKPKTRNILDDKIIKSFPTENNSVTNSNPQIGKYLEGSKRLHDVVQSKDCCDLRQSNIDCLQNMPKSEYPQLKCVYSRPMFLKSQSLDLYNEPTSFQITQSRLLPNISENYSNDNQIRTAQDSDPVSELTKSIDHSLDLNGEELDKSTCVVMSSAQQPNISLNLQSIETRPIYPNVPYSPYGSPFGSPRSNRRRPPLRESRRISIEKSGSFLQLNQYKLMDQIGQGSYGLVKLAYSEEDSTHYAMKILSKKRLLRQAGLMRRGPKKATSPLDRVYREIAVLKKLDHPNVVKLVEVLDDPIEDSLYMVFELVKQGEVLRIPTDNPLAEERVWSIFRETLLGLEYLHYQKIIHADIKPGNLLLTECGHIKIADLGVCNEFLGQDAVMSNGSTAGTPAFRAPETLILGQNVYCGRASDVWALGATLYALVFGNVPFLADSIPLLYERIQQDPLVFPKKLTVSENLKSCILLMLEKDAIQRITVPELKINDWVTKNGSYPLPTEEENCCLVQVDEEDINSVVRSIPKGIWQGTSTRRLSTRKICTRRTIKLSSGLLPYVSRQATIHGILTSIFNRTFY
- the LOC117899638 gene encoding calcium/calmodulin-dependent protein kinase kinase 1 isoform X2, yielding MDSVQQSKKAAGNVKKNEHVLAFAGAASNESGREPQPICEDAEYIIVDKAQNGCEYTRLEKMGKEQTPHKKLQDISLESEEPRERYSMSERKCQDPSGAKPKTRNILDDKIIKSFPTENNSVTNSNPQIGKYLEGSKRLHDVVQSKDCCDLRQSNIDCLQNMPKSEYPQLKCVYSRPMFLKSQSLDLYNEPTSFQITQSRLLPNISENYSNDNQIRTAQDSDPVSELTKSIDHSLDLNGEELDKSTCVVMSSAQQPNISLNLQSIETRPIYPNVPYSPYGSPFGSPRSNRRRPPLRESRRISIEKSGSFLQLNQYKLMDQIGQGSYGLVKLAYSEEDSTHYAMKILSKKRLLRQAGLMRRGPKKATSPLDRVYREIAVLKKLDHPNVVKLVEVLDDPIEDSLYMVFELVKQGEVLRIPTDNPLAEERVWSIFRETLLGLEYLHYQKIIHADIKPGNLLLTECGHIKIADLGVCNEFLGQDAVMSNGSTAGTPAFRAPETLILGQNVYCGRASDVWALGATLYALVFGNVPFLADSIPLLYERIQQDPLVFPKKLTVSENLKSCILLMLEKDAIQRITVPELKINDWVTKNGSYPLPTEEENCCLVQVDEEDINSVVRSIPKLDTLILIKTMLKKHSFGNPFIKGVSGKALQPGGSRLERFVRAGRSNSAPGSYHMSVDRYRQPSTESLLPSLTEHSTSKINEDT
- the LOC117899638 gene encoding calcium/calmodulin-dependent protein kinase kinase 1 isoform X4, which gives rise to MDSVQQSKKAAGNVKKNEHVLAFAGAASNESGREPQPICEDAEYIIVDKAQNGCEYTRLEKMGKEQTPHKKLQDISLESEEPRERYSMSERKCQDPSGAKPKTRNILDDKIIKSFPTENNSVTNSNPQIGKYLEGSKRLHDVVQSKDCCDLRQSNIDCLQNMPKSEYPQLKCVYSRPMFLKSQSLDLYNEPTSFQITQSRLLPNISENYSNDNQIRTAQDSDPVSELTKSIDHSLDLNGEELDKSTCVVMSSAQQPNISLNLQSIETRPIYPNVPYSPYGSPFGSPRSNRRRPPLRESRRISIEKSGSFLQLNQYKLMDQIGQGSYGLVKLAYSEEDSTHYAMKILSKKRLLRQAGLMRRGPKKATSPLDRVYREIAVLKKLDHPNVVKLVEVLDDPIEDSLYMVFELVKQGEVLRIPTDNPLAEERVWSIFRETLLGLEYLHYQKIIHADIKPGNLLLTECGHIKIADLGVCNEFLGQDAVMSNGSTAGTPAFRAPETLILGQNVYCGRASDVWALGATLYALVFGNVPFLADSIPLLYERIQQDPLVFPKKLTVSENLKSCILLMLEKDAIQRITVPELKINDWVTKNGSYPLPTEEENCCLVQVDEEDINSVVRSIPKGIWQGTSTRRLSTRKICTRRTIKLSSGLLPYVSRQVQATIHGILTSIFNRTFY
- the LOC117899638 gene encoding calcium/calmodulin-dependent protein kinase kinase 1 isoform X3, whose amino-acid sequence is MDSVQQSKKAAGNVKKNEHVLAFAGAASNESGREPQPICEDAEYIIVDKAQNGCEYTRLEKMGKEQTPHKKLQDISLESEEPRERYSMSERKCQDPSGAKPKTRNILDDKIIKSFPTENNSVTNSNPQIGKYLEGSKRLHDVVQSKDCCDLRQSNIDCLQNMPKSEYPQLKCVYSRPMFLKSQSLDLYNEPTSFQITQSRLLPNISENYSNDNQIRTAQDSDPVSELTKSIDHSLDLNGEELDKSTCVVMSSAQQPNISLNLQSIETRPIYPNVPYSPYGSPFGSPRSNRRRPPLRESRRISIEKSGSFLQLNQYKLMDQIGQGSYGLVKLAYSEEDSTHYAMKILSKKRLLRQAGLMRRGPKKATSPLDRVYREIAVLKKLDHPNVVKLVEVLDDPIEDSLYMVFELVKQGEVLRIPTDNPLAEERVWSIFRETLLGLEYLHYQKIIHADIKPGNLLLTECGHIKIADLGVCNEFLGQDAVMSNGSTAGTPAFRAPETLILGQNVYCGRASDVWALGATLYALVFGNVPFLADSIPLLYERIQQDPLVFPKKLTVSENLKSCILLMLEKDAIQRITVPELKINDWVTKNGSYPLPTEEENCCLVQVDEEDINSVVRSIPKLDTLILIKTMLKKHSFGNPFIKGVSGKALQPGGSRLERFVRAGRSNSAPGSYHMSVDRQPSTESLLPSLTEHSTSKINEDT